Proteins from one Hoplias malabaricus isolate fHopMal1 chromosome 2, fHopMal1.hap1, whole genome shotgun sequence genomic window:
- the LOC136686517 gene encoding RNA exonuclease 5-like isoform X1, with protein MSVEMSSKRKLDATPMSSAQKRAKTSEEPLENHQTAQRQCKPLFSRTPGQQCEPITVEDVCELLHYATLGKSYGTKKPSWCRLRGRRRVARVNVAVLEGLTQLHFYNYYSQFRNLRRKYSTRCTLVPSSGHLLSALLNSEVPDARFPPNPIQTASPTVEVLCHPIVQRFGLKKRGMSHILLTESEMIKCNFPVKGLRSCEGFVSSGADGPVTDSSPLFGLDCEMCLTHAGNELTRVALVDSRGRCVLDKLVKPYNPIINYFTSWCVLLQVFWYHPLDAGGCGHSSGRRPEDDSGPPARGRCPGRTLSGERPAGSEDDPPPRHRHLAALLQTVWTEVQTQTPSRGHPPGWVCVRREIQCEGRRGHDPCEDAQAALDLAQYFISNGPKKVVKTHLEELWGVCPVPQSPVNGTLNGSLNSSILSSLKFGHILQRSGQSALFVGRSDVTEGISSSRQLRRHHYCNTDTEVLGVCRNVSGCYSLSVLQFCSLSQTPESGTQFHLQQMEDRLKQMCVLFVGPLPANYTHKKIHMLLCRYGNLRSIRLLKKTHTLYAVVEFEQPEGAQLTLQSLNNQQIHHTTIKVQRPVSESTLDLQVSLAELQDDVLNDGEVYVGGLSLQHHDKLLQAFSPFGPIHDITTPAKNSGKQWRPARIKFVNPESVSAVLGSQVQMENRTLSVCRALTPPHMQTWTHTCPSATERDGETFSLGTQVGKEKAVPAEHTCPQDVLMESLITQMDRNIKKVFKSLQENTLSIVLLPGTISGGVKYSGLCFIEIKKR; from the exons ATGTCTGTGGAGATGAGCAGTAAAAGAAAACTGGATGCCACTCCAATGTCCAGCGCTCAGAAAAGAGCAAAGACCAGTGAGGAACCCCTGGAGAACCACCAAACAGCACAG AGGCAATGTAAGCCTCTGTTCTCCCGGACCCCAGGGCAGCAGTGTGAGCCCATTACAGTGGAGGACGTGTGTGAGCTGCTGCACTACGCCACACTCGGGAAAAGCTACGGCACGAAAAAGCCCAG CTGGTGTCGTCTACGTGGGAGACGTAGAGTGGCGAGGGTTAACGTGGCTGTTCTGGAGGGACTGACTCAGCTCCACTTCTACAATTATTACAGTCAGTTCAGAAACCTACGGAGGAAATACAGCACC AGATGTACTCTGGTGCCCTCCTCAGGTCACCTGCTGTCAGCTCTCCTCAACTCTGAAGTCCCTGATGCTCGGTTCCCACCCAACCCGATCCAGACTGCGTCCCCTACAG ttgAGGTTCTCTGTCACCCCATTGTGCAGAGGTTTGGTTTGAAGAAAAGAGGGATGAGCCACATCCTGCTGACAGAGAGTGAGATGATTAAATGCAACTTCCCAGttaaag GATTGCGTAGCTGTGAGGGGTTTGTGAGCTCTGGCGCTGATGGCCCTGTGACGGACAGCAGCCCGCTTTTCGGGCTGGACTGTGAGATG tgtttaaCTCACGCAGGCAATGAGTTAACGCGTGTAGCCCTAGTGGACAGCCGGGGGCGCTGTGTATTGGACAAACTGGTCAAACCATACAACCCCATCATCAACTACTTCACCAG CTGGTGTGTGTTGCTGCAGGTTTTCTGGTATCACCCACTCGATGCTGGAGGGTGTGGACACTCGTCTGGAAGACGTCCAGAAGATGATTCAGGACCTCCTGCCCGAGGACGCTGTCCTGGTCGGACACTCTCTGGAGAACGACCTGCGGGCTCTGAAG ATGATCCACCCCCACGTCATCGACACCTCGCTGCTCTACTGCAGACAGTTTGGACAGAAGTTCAAACTCAAACGCCTAGCAGAGGTCATCCTCCa ggctgggTGTGTGTAAGGAGAGAGATACAGTGTGAGGGCAGAAGAGGtcatgacccctgtgaagatgCACAAGCTGCTCTGGACCTCGCTCAGTATTTTATCAGCAATGGACCCAAAAAG GTAGTAAAGACTCATCTGGAGGAGCTGTGGGGTGTGTGTCCAGTTCCTCAGTCTCCTGTTAATGGAACTTTAAATGGATCTTTAAACAGCAGCATATTAAG CTCTTTGAAGTTTGGACATATCCTTCAGAGATCTGGCCAATCAGCTTTGTTTGTGGGCAGGTCAGATGTGACAGAAGGCATCTCGTCCTCTCGTCAGCTGAGGCGTCATCATTactgcaacacagacacagag GTTCTGGGTGTGTGTAGGAATGTATCAGGGTGTtactctctgagtgttctgcagTTCTGTTCTCTCAGTCAGACTCCAGAGtcaggaacacagttccaccttcaGCAG atggAGGACAGGTTgaaacagatgtgtgtgttgtttgttggCCCATTACCAGCtaattacacacacaagaaaataCACATGCTTCTCTGTCGCTATGGAAACCTACGCTCAATCAGATTactgaagaaaacacacacg CTCTACGCTGTGGTTGAGTTTGAGCAGCCGGAGGGAGcccagctcacacttcagtctCTAAACAATCAGCAGATACACCACACCACGATAAAG GTCCAGAGGCCGGTCAGTGAGTCGACTCTGGATCTCCAGGTGTCTCTGGCGGAGCTACAGGATGACGTTTTAAATGATGGTGAAGTCTACGTGGGTGGTCTCTCCTTACAACATCATGACAAGCTCCTCCAGGCATTTAGCCCATTCGGTCCCATCCATGACATCACCACACCCGCAAAGAACTCTGGGAAACAGTGGCGACCAGCTCGTATCA AGTTTGTCAACCCTGAGAGTGTATCTGCAGTGTTGGGTTCCCAGGTGCAGATGGAGAACAGGacactgagtgtgtgtcgtgctcTCACACCACCTCATATGCAAACCTGGACACACACCTGTCCCAGTGCCACGGAGAGGGATGGAGAAACGTTCAGTCTAGGGACACAGGTGGGAAAAGAGAAGGCAGTGCCTGCAGAGcacacctgtccacag
- the LOC136686517 gene encoding RNA exonuclease 5-like isoform X2, protein MSVEMSSKRKLDATPMSSAQKRAKTSEEPLENHQTAQRQCKPLFSRTPGQQCEPITVEDVCELLHYATLGKSYGTKKPSWCRLRGRRRVARVNVAVLEGLTQLHFYNYYSQFRNLRRKYSTRCTLVPSSGHLLSALLNSEVPDARFPPNPIQTASPTVEVLCHPIVQRFGLKKRGMSHILLTESEMIKCNFPVKGLRSCEGFVSSGADGPVTDSSPLFGLDCEMCLTHAGNELTRVALVDSRGRCVLDKLVKPYNPIINYFTRFSGITHSMLEGVDTRLEDVQKMIQDLLPEDAVLVGHSLENDLRALKMIHPHVIDTSLLYCRQFGQKFKLKRLAEVILQREIQCEGRRGHDPCEDAQAALDLAQYFISNGPKKVVKTHLEELWGVCPVPQSPVNGTLNGSLNSSILSSLKFGHILQRSGQSALFVGRSDVTEGISSSRQLRRHHYCNTDTEVLGVCRNVSGCYSLSVLQFCSLSQTPESGTQFHLQQMEDRLKQMCVLFVGPLPANYTHKKIHMLLCRYGNLRSIRLLKKTHTLYAVVEFEQPEGAQLTLQSLNNQQIHHTTIKVQRPVSESTLDLQVSLAELQDDVLNDGEVYVGGLSLQHHDKLLQAFSPFGPIHDITTPAKNSGKQWRPARIKFVNPESVSAVLGSQVQMENRTLSVCRALTPPHMQTWTHTCPSATERDGETFSLGTQVGKEKAVPAEHTCPQDVLMESLITQMDRNIKKVFKSLQENTLSIVLLPGTISGGVKYSGLCFIEIKKR, encoded by the exons ATGTCTGTGGAGATGAGCAGTAAAAGAAAACTGGATGCCACTCCAATGTCCAGCGCTCAGAAAAGAGCAAAGACCAGTGAGGAACCCCTGGAGAACCACCAAACAGCACAG AGGCAATGTAAGCCTCTGTTCTCCCGGACCCCAGGGCAGCAGTGTGAGCCCATTACAGTGGAGGACGTGTGTGAGCTGCTGCACTACGCCACACTCGGGAAAAGCTACGGCACGAAAAAGCCCAG CTGGTGTCGTCTACGTGGGAGACGTAGAGTGGCGAGGGTTAACGTGGCTGTTCTGGAGGGACTGACTCAGCTCCACTTCTACAATTATTACAGTCAGTTCAGAAACCTACGGAGGAAATACAGCACC AGATGTACTCTGGTGCCCTCCTCAGGTCACCTGCTGTCAGCTCTCCTCAACTCTGAAGTCCCTGATGCTCGGTTCCCACCCAACCCGATCCAGACTGCGTCCCCTACAG ttgAGGTTCTCTGTCACCCCATTGTGCAGAGGTTTGGTTTGAAGAAAAGAGGGATGAGCCACATCCTGCTGACAGAGAGTGAGATGATTAAATGCAACTTCCCAGttaaag GATTGCGTAGCTGTGAGGGGTTTGTGAGCTCTGGCGCTGATGGCCCTGTGACGGACAGCAGCCCGCTTTTCGGGCTGGACTGTGAGATG tgtttaaCTCACGCAGGCAATGAGTTAACGCGTGTAGCCCTAGTGGACAGCCGGGGGCGCTGTGTATTGGACAAACTGGTCAAACCATACAACCCCATCATCAACTACTTCACCAG GTTTTCTGGTATCACCCACTCGATGCTGGAGGGTGTGGACACTCGTCTGGAAGACGTCCAGAAGATGATTCAGGACCTCCTGCCCGAGGACGCTGTCCTGGTCGGACACTCTCTGGAGAACGACCTGCGGGCTCTGAAG ATGATCCACCCCCACGTCATCGACACCTCGCTGCTCTACTGCAGACAGTTTGGACAGAAGTTCAAACTCAAACGCCTAGCAGAGGTCATCCTCCa GAGAGAGATACAGTGTGAGGGCAGAAGAGGtcatgacccctgtgaagatgCACAAGCTGCTCTGGACCTCGCTCAGTATTTTATCAGCAATGGACCCAAAAAG GTAGTAAAGACTCATCTGGAGGAGCTGTGGGGTGTGTGTCCAGTTCCTCAGTCTCCTGTTAATGGAACTTTAAATGGATCTTTAAACAGCAGCATATTAAG CTCTTTGAAGTTTGGACATATCCTTCAGAGATCTGGCCAATCAGCTTTGTTTGTGGGCAGGTCAGATGTGACAGAAGGCATCTCGTCCTCTCGTCAGCTGAGGCGTCATCATTactgcaacacagacacagag GTTCTGGGTGTGTGTAGGAATGTATCAGGGTGTtactctctgagtgttctgcagTTCTGTTCTCTCAGTCAGACTCCAGAGtcaggaacacagttccaccttcaGCAG atggAGGACAGGTTgaaacagatgtgtgtgttgtttgttggCCCATTACCAGCtaattacacacacaagaaaataCACATGCTTCTCTGTCGCTATGGAAACCTACGCTCAATCAGATTactgaagaaaacacacacg CTCTACGCTGTGGTTGAGTTTGAGCAGCCGGAGGGAGcccagctcacacttcagtctCTAAACAATCAGCAGATACACCACACCACGATAAAG GTCCAGAGGCCGGTCAGTGAGTCGACTCTGGATCTCCAGGTGTCTCTGGCGGAGCTACAGGATGACGTTTTAAATGATGGTGAAGTCTACGTGGGTGGTCTCTCCTTACAACATCATGACAAGCTCCTCCAGGCATTTAGCCCATTCGGTCCCATCCATGACATCACCACACCCGCAAAGAACTCTGGGAAACAGTGGCGACCAGCTCGTATCA AGTTTGTCAACCCTGAGAGTGTATCTGCAGTGTTGGGTTCCCAGGTGCAGATGGAGAACAGGacactgagtgtgtgtcgtgctcTCACACCACCTCATATGCAAACCTGGACACACACCTGTCCCAGTGCCACGGAGAGGGATGGAGAAACGTTCAGTCTAGGGACACAGGTGGGAAAAGAGAAGGCAGTGCCTGCAGAGcacacctgtccacag